Below is a genomic region from Henckelia pumila isolate YLH828 chromosome 3, ASM3356847v2, whole genome shotgun sequence.
CACACCTCtgctttcttttccttttcattaTCTGTTTCATTGGCCGATGCTGTTCCATTACCATCTATCTCAATCTCCCTGGTTTTCCCATCCTGTTTAACTCTATTTTCACATTTATCATTTTCCTCTTCAGAATTGTCATCTCCTTTTCCTTTGgagctcttcttcttcttctttttcttatCTTCCTTGTCCTTGTCCTTCTCCtgctccttcttcttcttttcttttttctcctCTTTTTCGTCGTCAACTTCTTTGAGAGTCTCTCCTCCTGAGTCCTCATGTATACCCTTTTTTATATTAACTTTCTTCGCTATCTTGTCTTTATGTTCCTTCTCTTCGCTTTTGCCCTTCTCCTTCTCCTTCTCCTTCTCACACTCATATCCCTCATTGGGTTCCCCTTCCGACTCTTTTTTCCCTGCAGTATTGATTTCCAAATCCTTTTTATCTGTCTTTTCATGTTCTTTCTTTTCGTCCTTGGATATTTCCTCCTCCTTACCTCCTTTCTCGTCGGACTTTTGATcactcttctttttctttttcttcttctcgtCTTTCTTACTTTTCTCGTtctcttcttcctctgtttcTTCCTTTATCTCCTTTTTTCCCTCTTCCTCAATGCTCTTGTCTTTCCTTCCATATTTATTTTCACTCACTTCCTCCTCTCCACTCTCCACCTCCTGACCTTCTTTCCTTTTCTCTTTGTCCTCGTCttccttcttttttttctttccatccttctcatctttcttcttcttcttcttctccttattcttcttttctttcccTTCATCAGATTCTTCTTCGAGTTTAtccttgttcttcttcttcttcttcttttctttcctttcaTCATATTCCTCTTCCGACTTCTCCTCTTTCCCCTTACTCTTCTTTTCATCGAGTTGTACCTCGACCTCTTCCTCATTTCCATCACCCTTCTTCCTGCAAGAATCCTCATCAT
It encodes:
- the LOC140886903 gene encoding uncharacterized protein, whose product is MDHKSDEFIVKEETEKEKLHLKMESKVETRDGAEEKTKMTLELETRSKTKDERKNEKENVEKHEMGDEKLTCHKEGENDEDSCRKKGDGNEEEVEVQLDEKKSKGKEEKSEEEYDERKEKKKKKKNKDKLEEESDEGKEKKNKEKKKKKKDEKDGKKKKKEDEDKEKRKEGQEVESGEEEVSENKYGRKDKSIEEEGKKEIKEETEEEENEKSKKDEKKKKKKKSDQKSDEKGGKEEEISKDEKKEHEKTDKKDLEINTAGKKESEGEPNEGYECEKEKEKEKGKSEEKEHKDKIAKKVNIKKGIHEDSGGETLKEVDDEKEEKKEKKKKEQEKDKDKEDKKKKKKKSSKGKGDDNSEEENDKCENRVKQDGKTREIEIDGNGTASANETDNEKEKKAEVCEDDEKDGEKKNTRDEKKQKLKEKYNAKNLDKLKYKLEKIDKKIKSLVEKKDDILKLIKEAEDKNDGGVEGYKQRNCEA